The Miscanthus floridulus cultivar M001 chromosome 6, ASM1932011v1, whole genome shotgun sequence genomic interval CTGAAAATCTGAAAAGTCAAAAGCTACTGGCATTTCCCTTGGACAAAGTTAACGGAAGGTGGCAGCGGCAGTAGCTCTGAACCACCATGCCCTACAACTAACTGCTCCACTAGCATCTAAAAACTGGATTAGCGCAACGCTTTCGAAGGGAAATAGCGCAAGATCACACCACTGCACCAGCGCAGCGCTACAGAAAGATGAAACATTCCAATGACACAAGCGGGTTCTCCAGCGACTCTTtcccgtcgtcgccgccgcggccACCTTGAACATCGCCACCGGCGCTGCCGTCCGGGACGCTGGGCTCGCTTGCCGCGGTGACGGCGTCGTCTTCCTGCGGGGAGGCGGGACGAGGAGGAGTTGCTGCCTCCTGTGCCGCCCGCCGCGCCGAGACGCGGCCGGACGGCCTTGCCGGGACAGGCGGCTTCCGCTGCGCCTGCACGGGCGCAGTTGGGCTGGCGGCGCGGCGGGGCTCGGACGCCGCCCGCTTCGCCGCCGGCGACGGCGAGCGCCGGACGGAGCGGTCCCGTGGCAcgtgccgcggcggcggcggggacgccGACGCCCGCGCTCTGCGGGAGCGGACGCCGTAggaggccgcggccgcggcggcgcggtCGCGCTCGCGCCGCGCTGGGCCCAGATCGGCGGAGACCGGGCGCCTCCTGGCCGGCTTCCTCCCCGGCGACCGCTCCGGCCCGGCCACCGAGCTGGTCGCGACCGACCACTCCGACGCCGCCTCGGACCGCTCGTCGGTGGCGAGCGACAGCGACACGCAGCTGCCGAGGTCGCTCACGCTCACCGCGGCGTCGACGCTGTCctgcttcttcttcgccttctccACTTCCCGCTCGTCCGCGGCGGGGACGACAACATTATTGCCGATGGGCTTGGGCTCGGCCCTCAGCTTAGCGCTCGGTGTCTCCGAGAGCACCTCCTTGACCGTCTCCTCCTCCGGCGACGGCGGGTCGCGGTCCTCGCGCTCGCACCGGCGCGGGAAGGCAGAGGCTCCCGCCACCGGACGGGTCTTGCGCTTCTTGCTGAAGCAGCAGCCCATGTCTGTGTCTCCAGCTGCCGCGGACGCACTAAGCAGCCATCGCGGTGGCCGTGGTCTGGACTCTGGAGTGTGGTGTGTGGGAGACCAGTGGGAGGGAGACAAGTCAGAAAAGCAATGGGCGGGTTCTTGGAGTCCAGCACGGGGTGCTTCAAGCGGGAGGAGAGGAGGCTATGGGTGGATGGTGATGGGAGCGTGGCGTGGGGGTCTGGTGGTCGAAAGTGGCCAGCTAGTCTACGAGGTCTGTATGGTCGAGTAGGTCGCTGCTGGCTGGCTTGAAATAGTGGCAACCGGCCAGCAAGGTACAGTACTATTGTGTGACATGAGTACCTGTTGACTTCATCGTATCAGTCTCGCAGTCTTggtacattatttttctcttacagtCAAATAGCAT includes:
- the LOC136459154 gene encoding uncharacterized protein, with amino-acid sequence MGCCFSKKRKTRPVAGASAFPRRCEREDRDPPSPEEETVKEVLSETPSAKLRAEPKPIGNNVVVPAADEREVEKAKKKQDSVDAAVSVSDLGSCVSLSLATDERSEAASEWSVATSSVAGPERSPGRKPARRRPVSADLGPARRERDRAAAAAASYGVRSRRARASASPPPPRHVPRDRSVRRSPSPAAKRAASEPRRAASPTAPVQAQRKPPVPARPSGRVSARRAAQEAATPPRPASPQEDDAVTAASEPSVPDGSAGGDVQGGRGGDDGKESLENPLVSLECFIFL